The following proteins come from a genomic window of Laspinema palackyanum D2c:
- a CDS encoding LON peptidase substrate-binding domain-containing protein, with product MQSSSSIAVRELPLFPLPEVVLFPGRPLPLHIFEFRYRIMMNTILESDRRFGVLMWDPVKGQPSSIGCCAEILQYVRLPDDRMKMLTLGQQRFRVLEYVREKPYLVGLVEWLEDQPPEEDLRPLASEVDRLLRDVVRLSGKLMDQTIELPDDIPELPVELSYWVASNLYGVAAEQQSLLEMLDTRARLERESEILTSTRSHLAARTVLKDTLNE from the coding sequence ATGCAATCCTCCTCCTCGATCGCCGTTCGAGAACTCCCCCTGTTTCCCTTACCCGAAGTCGTGCTCTTTCCAGGCAGACCCCTACCCCTGCATATTTTCGAGTTTCGCTACCGAATTATGATGAACACAATTCTGGAGAGCGATCGCAGATTTGGGGTACTCATGTGGGATCCCGTCAAAGGTCAACCCAGCTCCATCGGTTGCTGTGCGGAAATTCTGCAATATGTCCGGCTCCCCGATGACCGGATGAAAATGCTCACCCTCGGCCAGCAGAGATTTCGAGTCCTAGAATATGTCCGAGAAAAACCCTATCTCGTCGGTTTAGTCGAATGGCTCGAAGATCAACCCCCCGAGGAAGACCTCCGACCCCTCGCCAGTGAAGTCGATCGCCTCTTACGAGATGTCGTCCGTCTTTCCGGCAAACTCATGGATCAAACCATCGAACTCCCCGACGACATCCCCGAGCTCCCGGTAGAACTCTCCTATTGGGTCGCCAGTAACCTCTATGGCGTCGCTGCCGAACAGCAATCCCTTCTCGAAATGTTAGATACCCGAGCCCGACTGGAAAGAGAATCGGAAATTCTCACCTCCACCCGATCTCATCTCGCTGCACGCACCGTCCTCAAAGACACCCTGAATGAGTGA
- a CDS encoding chemotaxis protein CheC: MLLTETQKNGLTEFTQMALARRTAASLSELIGFPVVVHVSNVSLHTLSGLGPEFSEILPNQVATIHQLFTGSITGDALLLVDYYYALMLSNLFRKNLEILPHRLDASDCEILTEIGNVVLNAYLGMLSKMLQRQLSFSIPSFDIEHLLSLTESLTLSKNEFRYALVVDILLQFHDKSVPTHLVFVSGVVSISCLIKAIETWASIAVPCS; this comes from the coding sequence ATGCTACTGACTGAAACACAAAAAAATGGATTAACCGAATTTACCCAAATGGCCTTAGCCCGACGGACAGCTGCCTCTCTTTCGGAACTCATTGGTTTCCCGGTCGTGGTCCATGTCTCTAATGTTTCCCTTCATACACTCAGTGGATTAGGTCCTGAATTTTCGGAAATTTTACCGAACCAAGTTGCAACAATTCATCAGTTATTTACGGGTTCTATCACCGGTGATGCTCTGTTATTGGTGGATTATTACTATGCTTTGATGTTGTCTAATCTATTCAGAAAAAATTTGGAAATACTCCCTCATCGCCTTGATGCGTCAGATTGTGAGATTCTCACTGAAATCGGAAATGTTGTTTTAAATGCCTATTTAGGGATGTTAAGCAAAATGCTTCAACGACAACTTTCGTTTTCTATTCCGTCCTTCGATATTGAACACCTCCTTTCCCTGACGGAATCTCTCACCCTCAGCAAGAATGAGTTTCGTTACGCTCTCGTGGTTGATATTTTATTACAATTTCATGATAAATCTGTACCCACTCATCTGGTATTTGTGTCCGGGGTTGTCTCTATTTCTTGCTTAATTAAGGCCATTGAAACTTGGGCTTCTATAGCGGTTCCTTGTTCTTAA
- a CDS encoding HEAT repeat domain-containing protein has product MTISIFTTDTNLIVRTWDPRLAQMTGLSGETAVGLHLTTLAPDFLSRGFATRFERVLSEGVVETLAPALHHYLIPCPPLVPSKYFEYMQQRVTIGPLRDKERVVGTIVTIEDVTPRLEQEREQERRLTRPSALRDSPPEASPSEESPDWRSDDGTYSGPLHPILQALQDKNWQVRREAVDRLSIDSDPNLTSELLQLLRNEHRNPGVLNGVLQVLAASDVDMIPALVECLKDEDPDLRIYAALALGERADPRAVLPLIAALGDINANVRYHAIDALGQLRSQEAVEPLVAIAESNDFFLAFPALDALMRICDTAIAPRLLPLLKNTLSWRVRREAVDNLAQQNDPAIAIELLRMLREQHRNPNVLNSVLQILVLSDVDPIPSLVECLKDEDPDLRIYTALALGERHDARAIPALIEVLNDPDTNVIYHAIEALGRLRAVDAVEPLLALAESYDFFLAFPAIDALTRIGDRTIAPRLALLLEHNELLGPQVADALGQLGDADVVKPLALLLNQPHQPIKEIAVAINAIYHRYQTLFGEGIHVADLTRAHISPQGQNHLILALKGANPPELSALAQILGWLEGPAIAETLAELLSEPSVREIVLEALVRHGPSAAELLIAQLDAEDLDTRSCAIVALGRIGSQKAVPALMAQLLHTESELVMITTNALAQIGDRSSYEALIGLLGHHEVSVRLGAIAALNSLGHPAMPERVLTLIKDENPYVRESAIKIAGYFAYPNCIDLLFQLCQDPEERVRRAAIEHLPYLEQEERALGVLQQALRQDTPTVRAAAARACGEIEHLAAYEYLLEALADEDSWVRYYAVSATSKLTHTQREGEESRRSAISQTPDLFEILQNLALHDPAFPVRASATEALGYWGSDKAVPILAAIAEEDGQDEDLVRAALRALGRIEHPSALAPLLNALNSPQAERRLDALQAFKERGGTEAGVALQWLGAADPETRVVTAAIDSLARMGTPSAVASLLDLTVDPTCRDTCIQTLATRGGTHQSNRLKHSREHSGIVSIEAYIEAIGRGLRHVHPAVRTAVVEILTRLKHPEASELLILALDDSDPHVRLAAVTALGHLGNHACEDKLVILARTDSDTTVRRAARKVLQS; this is encoded by the coding sequence ATGACCATTAGCATTTTTACAACGGACACCAATCTGATTGTGCGGACCTGGGACCCCCGTCTAGCGCAGATGACGGGACTCAGTGGAGAAACCGCCGTCGGACTCCATTTAACCACCTTGGCTCCCGACTTCTTATCCCGGGGATTTGCCACTCGGTTTGAGCGGGTGCTCAGTGAAGGAGTCGTGGAAACCCTGGCCCCGGCATTACACCACTACCTCATCCCCTGTCCTCCCTTAGTCCCCTCCAAATATTTCGAGTATATGCAGCAGCGGGTGACCATTGGTCCCCTGCGGGACAAAGAGCGCGTGGTCGGGACCATCGTCACCATTGAAGATGTCACCCCTCGCCTAGAGCAGGAACGAGAACAAGAAAGAAGACTCACGCGACCTTCGGCCCTAAGAGATTCCCCCCCAGAAGCCTCACCGTCGGAAGAATCCCCAGACTGGCGATCGGATGACGGCACTTACTCGGGACCTCTACATCCCATCTTGCAAGCCTTACAGGATAAAAATTGGCAAGTGCGACGGGAAGCAGTCGATCGCCTCTCCATCGATAGCGACCCCAACCTCACTTCGGAACTATTACAACTCCTGCGAAACGAACATCGCAATCCCGGGGTCCTCAATGGCGTCCTTCAGGTCTTAGCCGCCTCGGATGTGGATATGATCCCGGCCTTAGTGGAATGTCTCAAAGATGAAGACCCGGACTTACGCATTTATGCCGCCCTCGCCCTGGGAGAACGGGCGGACCCTAGAGCCGTTCTCCCTCTAATTGCAGCCTTAGGGGATATCAATGCCAATGTCCGTTATCACGCCATTGATGCCTTGGGTCAGTTACGCTCCCAAGAAGCCGTGGAACCCCTCGTGGCGATCGCTGAATCCAATGATTTCTTCCTCGCCTTCCCGGCCCTGGATGCCCTGATGCGGATTTGCGACACCGCCATCGCCCCCCGTCTGCTCCCCCTGCTCAAAAATACCCTGAGTTGGCGGGTCCGTCGTGAAGCCGTGGATAACTTGGCCCAACAAAATGACCCAGCGATCGCCATCGAACTCCTGCGAATGTTGCGCGAACAACACCGCAACCCCAACGTCCTCAACAGCGTTCTCCAAATCCTCGTCCTCAGCGATGTAGACCCCATTCCCTCCCTCGTGGAATGCCTCAAAGATGAAGACCCAGACCTGCGAATTTATACCGCCCTCGCCCTAGGAGAACGTCACGATGCCCGGGCCATTCCCGCCCTCATCGAAGTCCTCAACGACCCAGATACCAACGTCATTTATCACGCCATCGAAGCCCTGGGGCGGTTGCGCGCCGTAGATGCCGTCGAACCCTTATTGGCCCTCGCGGAATCTTATGATTTCTTCCTCGCCTTTCCCGCCATCGATGCCCTGACTCGCATCGGCGATCGCACCATTGCCCCCAGACTCGCCCTGCTCTTGGAGCATAACGAACTCCTCGGCCCCCAAGTCGCCGATGCCCTCGGTCAACTGGGGGATGCCGATGTCGTTAAGCCCCTAGCTCTCTTATTAAACCAACCCCACCAGCCCATCAAAGAAATTGCCGTAGCCATCAACGCCATTTACCACCGCTATCAAACCCTCTTTGGGGAAGGCATTCACGTCGCCGACCTCACCCGCGCCCACATCTCCCCCCAGGGCCAAAATCATCTCATCCTCGCCTTAAAAGGGGCCAACCCCCCAGAACTATCCGCCCTAGCCCAGATTTTGGGTTGGTTAGAAGGTCCCGCCATTGCCGAAACCCTGGCCGAACTGCTGTCTGAACCGTCCGTGCGGGAGATAGTCCTAGAAGCATTAGTCCGCCACGGTCCTTCAGCCGCCGAACTGCTGATTGCCCAACTGGATGCCGAGGATTTGGACACTCGCTCCTGCGCCATCGTCGCCCTCGGCAGAATTGGCAGCCAGAAAGCGGTTCCGGCATTAATGGCTCAGTTGCTCCATACCGAATCCGAATTGGTGATGATTACCACCAATGCCCTAGCGCAAATCGGCGATCGCTCCTCCTATGAAGCCCTGATTGGGTTATTGGGTCATCACGAAGTTTCCGTTCGCCTCGGGGCCATCGCCGCCCTCAACTCCCTCGGCCATCCCGCCATGCCGGAACGAGTCTTGACCCTGATTAAAGACGAGAATCCTTATGTCCGAGAATCCGCCATTAAAATAGCCGGATATTTTGCCTATCCCAACTGCATCGACCTCTTATTTCAACTCTGCCAGGACCCAGAAGAACGAGTGCGGCGCGCGGCCATCGAGCATCTGCCTTATTTAGAGCAAGAAGAACGGGCCTTGGGAGTGCTCCAACAAGCCCTCCGTCAAGACACCCCCACAGTCCGGGCTGCCGCAGCTCGGGCTTGCGGGGAAATTGAACATCTCGCCGCTTATGAATATTTGTTGGAAGCACTCGCCGACGAAGATTCTTGGGTTCGATACTATGCCGTATCCGCCACCTCTAAGCTCACCCATACCCAGAGAGAGGGGGAAGAATCCCGGCGATCGGCCATCAGTCAGACCCCTGATTTGTTTGAGATTCTCCAAAATTTAGCCTTGCACGACCCGGCTTTTCCCGTGCGGGCTTCAGCCACCGAGGCTTTGGGTTATTGGGGTTCAGACAAAGCCGTGCCGATTTTAGCTGCGATCGCCGAAGAAGACGGGCAGGATGAGGATTTGGTCCGGGCCGCCTTACGCGCCTTGGGGCGGATTGAGCATCCCAGCGCCCTCGCGCCCCTCTTAAATGCCTTGAATTCGCCCCAGGCAGAACGGCGTCTGGATGCCTTGCAAGCTTTTAAAGAGCGCGGTGGCACAGAAGCCGGAGTTGCACTGCAATGGTTGGGGGCCGCCGACCCAGAGACCCGGGTGGTCACAGCGGCGATCGACTCCCTCGCGCGCATGGGGACACCCTCCGCTGTGGCCTCACTGCTGGATTTGACCGTGGACCCGACCTGCCGGGATACCTGCATTCAAACCTTAGCCACCCGTGGCGGGACCCATCAGAGCAACCGCCTCAAGCATTCCCGAGAGCATTCCGGGATTGTTTCCATTGAGGCTTATATTGAGGCGATCGGTCGGGGTCTACGCCATGTCCATCCTGCTGTCCGCACCGCCGTAGTGGAAATTCTCACCCGCTTGAAGCATCCAGAGGCATCTGAATTGTTGATTTTGGCTCTGGATGATAGTGATCCTCATGTCCGCCTTGCCGCAGTTACCGCCCTGGGGCATCTCGGCAACCATGCCTGTGAGGATAAGTTAGTGATTTTGGCCCGGACTGATTCGGATACTACGGTTCGTCGCGCTGCCCGTAAGGTTCTGCAAAGCTGA
- a CDS encoding helix-turn-helix domain-containing protein, with translation MANTLKLDIKEPADELKTRFKKEANAQKKERLHALYLLKSGKVTTLESLSRLLSRDTSTLYRWFQKYKQEGLDGLLKVYKPAGRPITIPPEALEKLQLRIQSEEGFKSYGEIQSWLKEACGVDVDYHVVYRAVRYKFKGKFKLNRRSRSRRPSRVSALQLSSST, from the coding sequence ATGGCGAACACTCTCAAGTTAGATATCAAAGAACCAGCGGATGAACTCAAAACTCGGTTCAAAAAAGAGGCGAACGCTCAAAAAAAAGAAAGACTACACGCTTTGTACTTGCTAAAATCCGGTAAAGTCACCACCTTAGAATCCCTTTCAAGACTGCTATCGAGAGATACCTCAACCCTCTATCGCTGGTTTCAGAAGTACAAACAGGAAGGGTTAGACGGATTACTCAAAGTTTATAAACCCGCTGGGAGACCGATTACCATTCCCCCAGAGGCCCTAGAAAAACTGCAATTAAGAATTCAAAGCGAAGAAGGGTTTAAAAGCTATGGAGAAATTCAATCTTGGTTGAAAGAAGCCTGTGGAGTCGATGTAGATTATCATGTAGTTTATCGAGCCGTTCGCTATAAATTCAAAGGAAAATTTAAGTTGAACAGGCGGTCCAGGTCGAGAAGACCTTCGCGGGTTTCAGCGTTGCAACTTAGCTCATCGACTTGA
- the rpsJ gene encoding 30S ribosomal protein S10, giving the protein MATLQQQKIRIRLKAFDRRLLDTSCEKIVDTANRTNATAVGPIPLPTNRRIYCLLRSPHVDKDSREHFETRTHRRIIDIYQPSSKTIDALMKLDLPAGVDIEVKL; this is encoded by the coding sequence ATGGCTACCTTACAACAGCAAAAAATTCGGATTCGTCTAAAAGCTTTCGATCGCAGATTGCTCGATACTTCCTGCGAAAAAATCGTAGATACAGCGAATCGGACCAACGCCACAGCCGTCGGCCCCATTCCTTTACCGACGAACCGACGTATTTACTGTTTACTGCGTTCTCCCCACGTGGATAAAGATTCTCGGGAGCATTTTGAAACCCGTACCCACCGCCGGATTATCGATATCTATCAACCATCTTCTAAAACGATTGATGCGCTGATGAAACTCGATTTGCCTGCCGGTGTGGATATTGAAGTCAAACTCTAA
- a CDS encoding protein-glutamate methylesterase/protein-glutamine glutaminase yields MKKVVRVLVVDDSAYVRKVVKQMLSRSPFLEVVGTARDGVEALEAIETLNPDVVTLDLIMPEMDGVEFLQKQMARRPLPVVIISIASEGGEQVLAALDAGAVDFLQKPTALANEKIFEISNELIEKVKAAANVPLNRLPVISERPIQLSKVMPSSPSSGVVDLVAIGISTGGPQALAFLVGQLPADLPVPVAIVLHMPVGYTSMYAKRLNEMSLMKVVEASEGALLEPGVVFIAAAGRHLTFVRHSDGTVRTHLDARPFDTLHRPSVDVMFQSAAEVFGDRVLGVVMTGMGSDGTQGAAWIKSRGGSIFTEAEESCIVYGMPRSVVEAGLSDRSLTLDCMAQAILDRL; encoded by the coding sequence ATGAAGAAAGTTGTACGAGTGTTGGTAGTGGATGATTCAGCTTATGTCCGCAAGGTGGTCAAGCAAATGTTATCCCGTTCTCCATTTCTTGAAGTGGTGGGAACGGCCCGAGACGGAGTGGAAGCATTGGAGGCGATCGAAACTTTGAACCCGGATGTGGTTACTTTAGACTTGATCATGCCCGAAATGGACGGGGTAGAATTTTTGCAAAAACAAATGGCTCGTCGTCCGCTTCCCGTGGTGATTATTAGTATTGCCAGTGAAGGGGGTGAACAGGTACTCGCGGCACTGGATGCTGGGGCTGTTGACTTTTTGCAAAAGCCGACGGCGTTGGCGAATGAAAAGATTTTTGAGATCAGCAATGAGTTGATTGAAAAGGTGAAAGCGGCTGCCAATGTTCCCTTGAATCGTCTGCCGGTGATCTCGGAACGTCCGATTCAATTGAGTAAGGTGATGCCTTCCTCCCCTTCATCTGGGGTGGTGGACCTCGTGGCGATCGGGATTTCTACCGGGGGACCCCAGGCCCTGGCTTTTTTAGTCGGTCAGTTACCGGCGGATTTACCAGTGCCTGTGGCGATCGTGTTACATATGCCTGTGGGTTATACCTCCATGTATGCAAAACGACTGAATGAGATGTCGTTGATGAAGGTTGTAGAAGCCTCGGAAGGGGCATTGCTCGAACCCGGGGTTGTGTTCATCGCCGCTGCCGGACGGCATTTAACGTTTGTTCGCCACAGTGATGGCACAGTGAGGACGCACCTGGATGCTCGCCCCTTCGATACCCTCCATCGTCCGTCGGTGGATGTGATGTTTCAATCCGCCGCAGAGGTGTTTGGCGATCGCGTTTTGGGGGTGGTGATGACGGGGATGGGTTCCGATGGCACTCAGGGTGCGGCTTGGATTAAATCTCGCGGTGGATCCATTTTTACCGAAGCGGAGGAAAGCTGTATCGTCTACGGAATGCCGCGATCGGTCGTCGAAGCGGGCTTAAGTGACCGCTCTTTAACCTTAGATTGCATGGCACAGGCGATTCTTGACCGGCTGTAA
- the pheA gene encoding prephenate dehydratase: protein MTVSIAYLGPPGTYSEAAAIAYVDQLQQDTGEECLLCPYPSISQTLRAVARSQAQRAVVPVENSLEGSVPMTLDAIWQLDSLQIQRALVLPISHALISPVQELSAIKTVYSHPQALAQCQGWLEQFLPTVQLIPTNSTTEAVQQLEGDRFAAAISSQRAAELYDLPIIAFPINDRPDNCTRFWVVSLQPSPGGAYTSLGFSVPANLPGALSQPLQVFASRGINLSRIESRPTKRSLGEYLFFLDLECDSRKASVESAFQELRSHTETLKIFGSYDFVAIKSD, encoded by the coding sequence ATGACTGTATCCATTGCCTATTTAGGGCCTCCAGGCACCTATTCCGAAGCGGCAGCGATCGCTTATGTGGACCAGTTGCAGCAAGATACGGGGGAGGAATGTCTGTTGTGTCCCTATCCCAGTATCTCCCAAACGTTACGCGCTGTTGCCCGATCGCAGGCTCAACGGGCAGTGGTACCCGTGGAAAATTCCCTGGAAGGCAGTGTGCCGATGACCCTAGATGCCATCTGGCAGTTAGATAGTCTGCAAATTCAGCGGGCCCTGGTGTTGCCAATCTCCCATGCGCTGATTTCCCCCGTCCAAGAGTTGTCAGCGATTAAAACAGTGTATTCTCATCCCCAAGCGTTAGCTCAATGTCAAGGATGGTTGGAACAGTTTCTCCCTACAGTGCAGTTAATTCCGACGAATTCTACCACGGAGGCGGTGCAACAGTTAGAGGGCGATCGCTTCGCTGCGGCGATTTCTTCTCAACGCGCTGCTGAACTTTACGATCTCCCCATCATCGCTTTTCCGATTAACGATCGCCCGGATAACTGCACTCGGTTTTGGGTGGTGAGTTTACAACCCTCTCCCGGGGGGGCTTATACCTCTTTGGGCTTTAGCGTCCCGGCGAATCTTCCCGGTGCACTGTCTCAACCTCTCCAAGTCTTTGCCAGTCGGGGGATTAATTTAAGTCGAATTGAATCTCGCCCCACTAAGCGATCGCTTGGGGAATATTTGTTTTTTCTGGATTTAGAATGCGATTCTCGAAAAGCCTCGGTGGAATCAGCGTTCCAGGAATTACGTTCCCACACGGAGACTCTGAAAATTTTCGGCAGTTACGATTTTGTCGCAATTAAGTCGGATTAG
- a CDS encoding CheR family methyltransferase: MRFFPQPLQLTDSVFTILRDLIHERAGLFYENDKREILADKLTPRVIDCGLNSFLDYYYLLKYDASATAEWKAVIDVLSVQETFFWRESDALTALVEVLLPQYLAERRGTFTPGGSYSFSSKPLRIWSAACATGEEPLSIVMALEQGGWFERLPIELYASDAANGAIAKARTGVYRERSFRNFPESLQEKYFTKSEFGWQVCSSVHKRIQWNVANLMNQSEIERFSQADIIFCRNVFIYFSPDSIRKTVDYFYQRMPNRAYLFLGASESLLKLNSDFDLREIGGAFVYVKEKASKG, from the coding sequence ATGAGATTTTTTCCACAGCCTTTACAGTTGACGGATAGTGTTTTTACTATTCTGCGAGATTTAATTCATGAACGGGCGGGTTTATTCTATGAAAATGACAAGCGAGAAATTTTAGCAGACAAGCTGACGCCTCGCGTGATTGATTGCGGGTTGAATTCATTTTTAGATTATTACTATCTGCTAAAATACGATGCGAGCGCCACGGCTGAGTGGAAGGCTGTTATTGATGTTCTTTCAGTACAGGAAACTTTTTTTTGGAGAGAAAGCGATGCATTAACGGCTCTCGTTGAGGTGTTGTTACCCCAATATTTGGCGGAGCGTCGAGGGACTTTTACCCCGGGGGGGTCCTACTCGTTTTCTTCCAAACCCCTGCGGATTTGGAGTGCTGCTTGTGCGACGGGAGAAGAACCTCTCTCGATTGTGATGGCATTGGAGCAAGGGGGATGGTTTGAACGCTTACCGATTGAATTGTATGCATCGGATGCTGCTAATGGGGCGATCGCTAAAGCTCGAACGGGGGTTTATCGAGAGCGGTCTTTTCGCAACTTCCCGGAGTCCCTCCAAGAGAAATACTTTACCAAATCAGAATTCGGTTGGCAAGTCTGTTCGTCTGTGCACAAACGCATTCAATGGAATGTTGCCAATTTAATGAATCAGTCAGAAATTGAACGGTTCAGTCAAGCGGATATCATTTTTTGCCGGAATGTATTTATTTACTTTTCTCCGGATTCTATTCGGAAAACTGTTGATTATTTTTACCAGAGGATGCCCAATCGCGCTTATTTATTTTTAGGGGCTTCTGAATCCCTGCTGAAACTGAATAGCGATTTCGATTTGCGAGAAATTGGCGGTGCTTTTGTTTATGTAAAGGAGAAAGCGAGTAAAGGTTAG
- a CDS encoding DUF1997 domain-containing protein, producing MHNIRFVASQSVSIPVPIQPVPIQHYLRQPQRLIRALVDPTRTEQIGKERFRLKMRPLEFLMLRIQPTVDLRVWAKPDGTVHLVSVGSEIRGIEYIDRRFCLDLVGKLSPVEEGGVTYLKGKADLVVEVDLPPPLWMAPKSLLETTGNGLLKSVLLTIKQRLMHQLLLDYRHWASDATESELAVGSQVLSPNTPPA from the coding sequence ATGCATAATATCCGGTTTGTCGCATCTCAGTCGGTGTCCATACCTGTTCCCATCCAACCTGTTCCGATTCAACATTACCTGCGCCAACCGCAACGGTTGATTCGGGCGCTTGTGGATCCGACTCGCACCGAACAAATCGGGAAAGAGCGGTTTAGATTAAAAATGCGTCCCTTAGAGTTTCTGATGCTGCGGATTCAACCGACGGTGGATCTGAGAGTCTGGGCAAAACCGGATGGGACTGTTCATTTGGTTTCCGTGGGGAGTGAAATCCGAGGGATTGAATATATTGATCGCCGCTTTTGCCTGGATCTGGTTGGGAAACTCTCCCCAGTGGAAGAAGGGGGGGTGACTTATTTGAAGGGAAAAGCAGATTTAGTGGTAGAGGTAGATTTGCCACCGCCGTTGTGGATGGCCCCAAAATCTTTATTGGAAACTACGGGGAATGGATTGCTTAAGAGTGTCTTGTTAACGATTAAGCAACGGTTGATGCACCAGTTGTTGCTGGATTATCGTCATTGGGCATCGGATGCCACCGAGTCGGAGTTGGCAGTGGGGAGTCAGGTGCTCTCGCCGAATACACCCCCGGCATAA
- a CDS encoding DUF1997 domain-containing protein encodes MYYQFVATQSVDLAVPQQPVEIERYLQSPERIVRAIADPSCIEQLSSNCYRLTMRPLNFFTLKIEPTVDLKVWADGEGTICLESVGCNLRGIETINEHFQLELSGTMEAYRHQGKTYLGGDAELGLTIYLPPPFSMMPKSMIQSTGNNLLGNVLLKMKQGLMQQLLLDYKTWATAEQGQELVAA; translated from the coding sequence ATGTACTATCAGTTTGTTGCCACACAATCGGTTGATCTGGCTGTTCCACAGCAACCTGTAGAGATTGAGAGGTATTTGCAGTCCCCTGAACGGATTGTTAGGGCGATCGCAGATCCAAGCTGCATCGAACAGTTAAGTAGCAATTGCTACCGGCTGACAATGCGCCCCTTAAACTTCTTTACTTTAAAAATTGAACCCACCGTAGACCTCAAGGTTTGGGCGGATGGGGAAGGCACGATTTGTTTAGAATCCGTAGGCTGTAATTTGCGGGGGATTGAAACCATTAACGAACACTTCCAATTAGAACTGAGTGGGACAATGGAAGCCTATCGCCATCAAGGGAAGACTTATTTAGGAGGGGATGCAGAGTTAGGATTAACCATTTACCTACCCCCACCGTTTTCGATGATGCCGAAATCCATGATTCAAAGTACGGGGAATAATTTACTCGGAAATGTCCTGCTGAAAATGAAGCAAGGATTAATGCAGCAGTTATTATTAGATTACAAAACTTGGGCAACCGCCGAGCAAGGTCAAGAACTGGTGGCAGCATAG